In Streptomyces sp. NBC_00448, the following are encoded in one genomic region:
- a CDS encoding DUF427 domain-containing protein: MARPVKTPGPDHPITVEPTAARVVVRAGGKVVADTTRALTLQEADYPAVQYIPLADVAADALTPTDSSTYCPYKGDASYYSLVTGDDTIADAVWTYREPYDAVGAIAGHVAFYPKHVEVEQLQDA; encoded by the coding sequence ATGGCACGCCCCGTCAAGACGCCCGGCCCCGACCACCCCATCACCGTCGAGCCGACGGCCGCCCGCGTCGTGGTGCGCGCCGGCGGCAAGGTCGTCGCCGACACCACCCGCGCCCTCACCCTTCAGGAGGCCGACTACCCCGCCGTCCAGTACATCCCGCTCGCCGACGTGGCAGCCGACGCGCTGACCCCCACCGACAGCAGCACGTACTGCCCGTACAAGGGCGACGCGTCCTACTACTCACTGGTCACCGGTGACGACACGATCGCCGACGCCGTGTGGACCTACCGCGAGCCGTACGACGCGGTCGGTGCGATCGCCGGGCACGTGGCGTTCTACCCGAAGCACGTCGAGGTCGAGCAGCTTCAGGACGCCTGA
- a CDS encoding translation factor GTPase family protein, producing the protein MQSLPSLNLGILAHIDAGKTSLTERLLYAAGVIDEIGSVDQGSTTTDSLALEKQRGITIKSAVVSFTLPGALGGTDVNLIDTPGHPDFIAEVERVLGVLDGAVLVVSAVEGVQPQTRILMRTLRRLRIPTLIFVNKLDRRGADLDRTLDAVAHRLTSDIVPMAGARDQGTRQAAALPYTAADPGFDARLADLLSRRDDRLLAAYVRDETAVDHARLRAALAEQTAAAEVHPVYAGSAVTGAGTDALIAGIAELLPARRPDPAAPVAGTVFKMERGAAGERIAYVQVTAGTVRTRDRLPVHRAGDEGGEGGEVGAGKVTAISVFDAGTDTRHDSVPAGRIARIWGLGEVRIGDTVGAAPAGHERQRHFSPPSLETVVSARCPAERGALHAALAQLAEQDPLIDLRRDEQREEIAVSLYGEVQKEVIQATLADEFGLAVDFRQTTTLHIERPVGTGEAVEYNGKDGNPFLATVGLRVELAPVGSGVRFRLGVELGAMPYAFFAAVEETVRRTLEQGLYGWRVTDCVVTMTHSGYSPRQSHAHATFDKSMSSTGADFRGVTPLVLLAALRQAGTTVHEPMHRFRLDLPADALGTMLPALARLGAAPHTPTARDGGYELEGDIPAARVHDLEQQLPTLTRGEGALESAFHHYRPVTGRVPERPRTDHNPLNRKEYLLQVQRRLSGFGGNGG; encoded by the coding sequence GTGCAATCGCTCCCCTCGCTCAACCTCGGCATCTTGGCGCACATCGATGCCGGTAAGACCAGCCTGACCGAACGGCTGCTGTACGCCGCCGGTGTCATCGACGAGATCGGCAGCGTCGACCAGGGCAGCACCACCACCGACTCCCTCGCCCTGGAGAAGCAGCGCGGCATCACCATCAAGTCCGCCGTGGTGTCGTTCACGCTGCCCGGCGCGCTCGGCGGCACCGACGTCAACCTGATCGACACCCCCGGCCACCCCGACTTCATCGCCGAGGTGGAGCGGGTGCTCGGCGTGCTCGACGGGGCGGTGCTGGTGGTCTCCGCGGTCGAGGGCGTCCAGCCGCAGACCCGCATCCTGATGCGCACCCTGCGCCGGCTGCGCATCCCCACGCTGATCTTCGTCAACAAGCTCGACCGGCGCGGCGCCGACCTCGACCGGACCCTCGACGCCGTCGCGCACCGCCTCACCTCCGACATCGTCCCGATGGCCGGCGCCCGCGACCAGGGCACGCGGCAGGCCGCCGCGCTGCCGTACACCGCCGCCGACCCCGGCTTCGACGCCCGGCTGGCCGACCTGCTCTCCCGCCGCGACGACCGGCTGCTCGCGGCGTACGTCCGCGACGAGACGGCCGTCGACCACGCCCGGCTGCGCGCCGCGCTCGCCGAGCAGACCGCCGCCGCCGAGGTGCACCCGGTGTACGCCGGCTCCGCGGTCACGGGCGCCGGCACCGACGCGCTGATCGCCGGCATCGCCGAACTGCTGCCCGCCCGGCGCCCCGACCCGGCCGCACCGGTGGCCGGCACCGTCTTCAAGATGGAGCGCGGCGCGGCCGGCGAACGGATCGCCTACGTCCAGGTGACGGCCGGCACCGTCCGCACCCGCGACCGGCTGCCGGTGCACCGCGCGGGAGACGAGGGCGGTGAGGGCGGTGAGGTCGGCGCGGGCAAGGTCACCGCGATCAGCGTCTTCGACGCGGGCACCGACACCCGGCACGACAGCGTCCCGGCCGGCCGGATCGCCCGGATCTGGGGCCTGGGCGAGGTACGGATCGGTGACACCGTCGGCGCGGCGCCCGCCGGCCACGAGCGGCAGCGGCACTTCTCGCCGCCGTCGCTGGAGACCGTCGTCAGCGCCCGGTGCCCCGCCGAGCGCGGCGCGCTGCACGCCGCGCTGGCCCAACTCGCCGAGCAGGACCCGCTGATCGACCTGCGCCGGGACGAACAGCGCGAGGAGATCGCGGTGTCGCTCTACGGCGAGGTGCAGAAGGAGGTCATCCAGGCCACGTTGGCCGACGAGTTCGGGCTCGCCGTCGACTTCCGGCAGACCACCACCCTGCACATCGAGCGCCCGGTCGGCACCGGCGAGGCCGTCGAGTACAACGGGAAGGACGGCAACCCGTTCCTGGCCACGGTCGGCCTGCGGGTCGAGCTCGCACCGGTCGGCAGCGGGGTGAGGTTCCGGCTCGGCGTGGAACTGGGCGCGATGCCGTACGCGTTCTTCGCCGCGGTCGAGGAGACCGTGCGCCGGACGCTGGAGCAGGGGCTGTACGGCTGGCGGGTCACCGACTGCGTGGTCACCATGACGCACTCCGGCTACAGCCCGCGGCAGAGCCACGCCCACGCCACGTTCGACAAGAGCATGTCCAGCACCGGCGCGGACTTCCGCGGCGTGACCCCGCTGGTGCTGCTGGCGGCGCTGCGGCAGGCGGGCACCACCGTGCACGAGCCGATGCACCGCTTCCGCCTCGACCTGCCCGCCGACGCGCTCGGCACGATGCTGCCCGCGCTCGCCCGGCTCGGGGCCGCGCCCCACACCCCCACGGCGCGCGACGGCGGATACGAGCTGGAGGGCGACATCCCCGCCGCCCGGGTGCACGACCTGGAGCAGCAGTTGCCGACCCTGACCCGCGGCGAAGGGGCCCTGGAGAGCGCCTTCCACCACTACCGGCCGGTCACCGGCCGGGTGCCCGAGCGGCCGCGCACCGACCACAACCCGCTGAACCGCAAGGAGTACCTGCTCCAGGTGCAGCGCCGGCTGTCCGGGTTCGGCGGGAATGGCGGCTGA